The Microbacterium horticulturae genome has a window encoding:
- the rdgB gene encoding RdgB/HAM1 family non-canonical purine NTP pyrophosphatase, with amino-acid sequence MTRAVLATHNPHKVVEFGRIVAATRPDLELAGYDGPEPVEDGVTFAQNALIKARAAAAHTGVAAFADDSGVCVDVLGGSPGVFSAYWAGHRKDDRANRELLLDQISDVADPHRAAHYVSVIALVLADGAEHVVEGVWPGRIATVARGEGGFGYDPVFIPDEQPTDAERTVGEWTDEEKTVRSHRARAFEALQPLLALI; translated from the coding sequence ATGACCCGCGCCGTCCTTGCCACGCACAACCCGCACAAGGTCGTCGAGTTCGGCCGGATCGTGGCCGCCACCCGGCCGGACCTCGAGCTGGCGGGCTACGACGGCCCCGAGCCGGTCGAAGACGGCGTGACCTTCGCGCAGAACGCGCTCATCAAGGCCCGCGCGGCGGCCGCCCACACCGGGGTGGCCGCGTTCGCCGACGACTCCGGTGTGTGTGTCGATGTGCTGGGCGGCTCGCCCGGGGTGTTCTCGGCCTACTGGGCCGGGCACCGGAAGGACGACCGGGCGAACCGCGAACTGCTGCTCGACCAGATCTCTGACGTCGCCGACCCGCATCGTGCCGCTCACTATGTCTCGGTCATCGCCCTTGTGCTGGCCGATGGGGCCGAGCACGTCGTGGAGGGCGTGTGGCCGGGTCGCATCGCCACGGTCGCACGGGGCGAGGGCGGGTTCGGTTACGACCCCGTGTTCATTCCCGATGAGCAGCCCACCGACGCCGAGCGCACGGTCGGGGAGTGGACCGACGAGGAGAAGACCGTCCGCTCGCACCGCGCCCGGGCGTTCGAGGCGCTGCAGCCGCTGCTCGCGCTGATCTGA
- the rph gene encoding ribonuclease PH, which produces MSETVRADGRTVDALRPVVIERGWSAQAEGSALVSFGNTKVLCTASFTNGVPRWLVGKGKGWVTAEYAMLPRATNTRNDRESVKGRIGGRTHEISRLVGRALRAVIDTKALGENTIVIDCDVLQADGGTRTAAITGAYVALADAIAWGREKKFIAQKATVLYDSVSAVSVGIIDGEPMVDLAYVEDVRAETDMNIVVTGRGLFVEVQGTAEGAPFDKRELDALLELGVNGCAQLRDIQAAALEAAE; this is translated from the coding sequence ATGAGCGAGACCGTTCGCGCCGATGGGCGCACCGTGGACGCCCTGCGTCCCGTCGTGATCGAGCGCGGCTGGAGCGCCCAGGCCGAAGGGTCGGCTCTGGTCAGCTTCGGCAACACCAAGGTGCTGTGCACCGCGTCGTTCACCAACGGCGTGCCGCGCTGGCTGGTCGGCAAGGGCAAGGGCTGGGTGACCGCCGAGTACGCCATGCTGCCCCGCGCGACGAACACCCGCAACGACCGGGAGTCGGTCAAGGGACGGATCGGCGGGCGCACCCACGAGATCTCGCGCCTCGTCGGCCGCGCGCTGCGGGCCGTCATCGACACCAAGGCGCTGGGCGAGAACACGATCGTCATCGACTGCGACGTGCTGCAGGCCGACGGCGGAACACGCACGGCCGCCATCACCGGCGCATATGTCGCCCTGGCGGACGCCATCGCCTGGGGACGCGAGAAGAAGTTCATCGCGCAGAAGGCGACGGTGCTGTACGACTCGGTCTCGGCGGTGTCGGTCGGAATCATCGACGGCGAGCCGATGGTCGACCTCGCGTACGTCGAGGACGTGCGCGCCGAGACCGACATGAACATCGTCGTGACCGGCCGCGGCCTGTTCGTCGAAGTGCAGGGCACCGCCGAGGGCGCGCCGTTCGACAAGCGCGAGCTGGACGCGCTGCTCGAACTCGGCGTGAACGGGTGCGCACAGCTGCGCGACATTCAGGCCGCAGCCCTCGAGGCCGCGGAATGA
- the murI gene encoding glutamate racemase, whose product MNDAPIGIFDSGVGGLTVARAVSALLPRESLRYIGDTAHSPYGPKPIADVRRYSLEVLDTLVDEGVKMLVIACNTASAAMLRDARERYDVPVVEVIGPAARTAMSTTRNKRIGVIGTAGTIGSGVYQDMLGVNADLTVFAQACPRFVEFVEAGVTGSPEVLAVAEEYLSPLRHSGVDTLVLGCTHYPFLEGAISYVMGAEVSLVSSDTETAKDVYRQLVSRDLLAGMDAVARHEYEATGDSEHEFLQLAHRLMGREVRSVKLVQTGVIDLPQTAASPRGES is encoded by the coding sequence GTGAATGATGCGCCGATCGGAATCTTCGACTCCGGGGTCGGCGGACTCACCGTCGCCCGCGCGGTCTCGGCGCTGCTGCCGCGGGAATCACTCCGCTACATCGGCGACACGGCCCACTCGCCGTACGGACCCAAGCCCATCGCCGACGTGCGCCGGTACTCGCTGGAGGTTCTCGACACGCTCGTCGACGAGGGCGTGAAGATGCTCGTCATCGCGTGCAACACGGCATCGGCCGCGATGCTGCGCGACGCGCGGGAGCGATACGACGTGCCGGTCGTCGAGGTGATCGGACCCGCTGCCCGCACCGCGATGTCGACGACGCGCAACAAGCGCATCGGCGTGATCGGCACCGCCGGCACGATCGGATCGGGCGTCTACCAGGACATGCTCGGCGTCAACGCCGACCTGACAGTGTTCGCGCAGGCGTGTCCGAGGTTCGTCGAGTTCGTCGAGGCAGGCGTCACCGGCTCGCCGGAGGTGCTCGCTGTCGCCGAGGAGTACCTGTCGCCGCTGCGTCACTCCGGCGTCGACACCCTCGTGCTGGGGTGTACCCACTACCCGTTCCTGGAGGGCGCCATCAGCTATGTGATGGGTGCCGAGGTCTCGCTGGTGTCGAGTGACACCGAGACCGCGAAGGACGTCTATCGGCAGCTCGTCTCACGCGACCTGCTCGCGGGGATGGATGCCGTCGCCCGCCACGAATACGAAGCCACCGGTGATTCCGAACACGAGTTCCTGCAGCTCGCGCACCGCCTCATGGGGCGCGAGGTGCGCAGCGTGAAGCTCGTGCAGACCGGAGTGATCGACCTGCCGCAGACAGCGGCATCCCCTCGAGGAGAATCATGA
- a CDS encoding nicotinate phosphoribosyltransferase produces the protein MSTALFTDRYELTMLDAALRDGTAARRCVFEVFTRRLSGARRFGVVAGTGRLLSLIRDFRFDEDELRFLRDNRVVDAATVAFLEDYRFTGSVSGYREGELYFPGSPLLTIEGSFAEAVVLETLALSVLNYDSAVATAASRMSIAAGDRPLAEMGSRRAGEHSAVAAARAAFIAGFDATSNLEAGRTWGIPTMGTAAHAFTLLHDSEEDAFRSQIEALGVGTTLLVDTYDIRTGVETAIRVAGTGLGGVRLDSGDLPIVAAEVRTQLDELGAAGTKITVTSDLDEYAIATLAAAPVDSYGVGTSLVTGSGTPTAGMVYKLVARQEGSGSWVSVAKASTDKASKGGRKAAFRTLDAGTATQELISVSDGFEQMPATSEYPDSRPLQATFVSRGDIDTSFEGADGVAAARAHHARVREELPVRALALSRADPAIPTVYVEIA, from the coding sequence ATGAGCACGGCACTGTTCACCGACCGCTACGAGCTGACCATGTTGGACGCCGCGCTGCGCGACGGCACCGCCGCACGACGCTGTGTGTTCGAGGTGTTCACCCGGCGTTTGTCAGGCGCACGCCGGTTCGGCGTCGTGGCGGGCACCGGCCGGCTGCTGAGCCTGATCCGCGACTTCCGCTTCGACGAAGACGAGCTGCGCTTCCTTCGCGACAACAGAGTGGTGGATGCCGCCACCGTCGCCTTTCTCGAGGACTACCGGTTCACCGGGTCGGTGTCGGGCTACCGCGAGGGCGAGTTGTACTTCCCCGGGTCCCCGCTGCTGACCATCGAAGGCTCATTCGCCGAGGCGGTCGTGCTGGAGACCCTCGCACTGAGCGTGCTCAACTACGACTCCGCCGTCGCCACCGCCGCCTCGCGCATGTCGATCGCGGCCGGTGACCGTCCCTTGGCCGAGATGGGTTCACGGCGCGCCGGTGAGCACTCGGCCGTCGCGGCCGCGCGCGCCGCGTTCATCGCCGGTTTCGACGCGACGAGCAATCTCGAGGCCGGCCGTACTTGGGGAATCCCGACCATGGGCACCGCCGCACATGCCTTCACGCTTCTGCATGACAGCGAAGAAGACGCGTTCCGCTCTCAGATCGAGGCCCTGGGGGTGGGCACCACCCTCCTCGTGGACACGTACGACATCCGCACCGGGGTCGAGACGGCCATCCGCGTGGCCGGCACCGGACTCGGCGGCGTCCGACTCGACTCCGGCGACCTGCCCATCGTCGCCGCCGAAGTGCGCACACAGCTCGACGAGCTCGGAGCCGCGGGCACGAAGATCACCGTCACCAGTGACCTGGACGAGTACGCGATAGCGACCCTCGCCGCGGCACCGGTCGACTCGTACGGCGTGGGCACGTCGCTGGTCACCGGCTCGGGGACGCCGACCGCCGGCATGGTTTACAAGCTCGTAGCGCGCCAGGAAGGCTCCGGCTCGTGGGTCTCCGTCGCGAAGGCGTCGACCGACAAGGCGTCGAAGGGCGGTCGCAAGGCGGCATTCCGCACCCTCGACGCGGGGACGGCGACACAGGAACTCATCTCCGTGTCTGACGGCTTCGAACAGATGCCTGCGACCTCCGAGTACCCCGATTCGCGGCCGCTGCAGGCCACCTTCGTGTCGCGCGGCGACATCGACACCTCCTTCGAGGGAGCAGATGGCGTCGCAGCCGCGCGCGCGCACCATGCGCGCGTGCGCGAGGAGCTGCCGGTACGGGCCCTGGCCCTCAGCCGCGCCGACCCTGCGATCCCGACGGTCTATGTCGAGATCGCGTGA
- a CDS encoding DUF3039 domain-containing protein, which translates to MSTPIESPDQGGIATLDRELEELIREESIEPGDHERFSHYVQKEKILESALTGKPVRALCGKKWTPGRDPEKFPVCPTCKEIYEGLRA; encoded by the coding sequence ATGAGCACGCCGATCGAAAGCCCCGACCAGGGCGGTATCGCCACTCTCGACCGTGAGCTCGAGGAGCTCATCCGTGAGGAGAGCATCGAGCCCGGCGATCACGAGCGCTTCTCGCACTATGTGCAGAAGGAGAAGATCCTCGAGTCTGCGCTCACCGGCAAGCCGGTGCGCGCGCTGTGCGGCAAGAAGTGGACACCGGGCCGCGATCCCGAGAAGTTCCCGGTCTGCCCGACCTGCAAGGAGATCTACGAGGGTCTGCGCGCCTGA